A genomic segment from Thermotoga neapolitana DSM 4359 encodes:
- the ruvC gene encoding crossover junction endodeoxyribonuclease RuvC, whose protein sequence is MRILGVDPGYGIVGIGIIEISGNRISHVFHGAIETSKDLPRGKRLKQIHEEFLRILEKFSPDECAMETLFFVKNVTTAIGVGEARGVILLALEEKGVPVFEYAPNEVKISLTGYGRASKRQVQENVKRFLGLSEIPRPDDAADALAIAWCHALQSRMRRVTHGKD, encoded by the coding sequence TTGAGAATCCTCGGTGTTGATCCCGGGTATGGAATAGTGGGAATAGGCATCATTGAGATCTCTGGAAACAGGATATCCCATGTCTTCCATGGGGCGATAGAAACCTCCAAAGATCTTCCCAGGGGGAAAAGATTGAAGCAGATACACGAAGAATTTTTGAGGATTCTGGAGAAATTCTCTCCCGATGAGTGTGCCATGGAAACGCTGTTTTTCGTCAAGAACGTTACCACCGCCATAGGTGTTGGAGAAGCACGTGGAGTGATTCTTCTTGCCCTGGAGGAAAAGGGCGTTCCTGTTTTCGAATACGCTCCAAACGAAGTGAAGATCTCTCTGACGGGATACGGAAGAGCGAGCAAAAGACAGGTTCAGGAGAACGTGAAGCGTTTTCTTGGACTTTCCGAGATTCCCAGGCCCGATGATGCTGCGGATGCCCTTGCCATAGCGTGGTGTCACGCCCTTCAGAGCAGAATGAGGAGGGTAACACATGGAAAAGATTGA